One part of the Humulus lupulus chromosome 9, drHumLupu1.1, whole genome shotgun sequence genome encodes these proteins:
- the LOC133801361 gene encoding uncharacterized protein LOC133801361 — protein MPIDKSWTTLRNRNCDAYWNGLQAFLKMAKEHVDCDGRVLCPCVRCLNVKLQTIDTVEAHIFDKGFQQNYQKWVYHGEVEVGVANKVVEENEDVDDFISTTNAEEADGVSGSRMRQYYDELFDEIEAELYPGCDWISSSNFLVKLMHLKVRGKWPNDSFDELLKLLKFAFPKNNKIPPTHYEVKKKLSNSFVNDDARKDYEKLKADFELQTQQTSICASNNGDSTTVDQVEVLQKVLGQRHGHERGVGCKLKGSGSSSTQHSHFSESQAPPHHSREYIEKLENNLQKLTDQVNFLSQSFLPSFRPPNVQMPPMPHSENIFGASSSQPPVPTHPSTCGVLPFQHMVPPYMYGATPYPWPIPPSSQPSYPYMYGVGSSTLPLQYPWPMSPPQQPQPQQEDNREDEAVDLGD, from the exons ATGCCGATCGATAAGAGTTGGACGACATTAAGGAATCGTAactgtgatgcttattggaacgGTCTCCAAGCCTTCTTGAAAATGGCAAAAGAACATGTAGATTGCGACGGGAGAGTTTTATGCCCGTGCGTGAGGTGCCTaaatgttaaactacaaactATAGATACGGTGGAGGCTCATATCTTTGACAAGGGTTTTCAACAGAATTATCAAAAGTGGGTTTACCACGGTGAGGTGGAAGTTGGTGTCGCCAATAAGGTAGTTGAGGAGAATGAAGATGTAGACGATTTCATCTCAACGACAAATGCAGAGGAAGCAGATGGTGTGTCTGGCAGTCGAATGAgacagtattatgacgagttgttcgacgagattgaagctgagttgtatccgggttgtgattggatatcatcctCAAACTTTTTGGTGAAGttgatgcatttgaaagttagGGGGAAGTGGCCAAATGACTCTttcgatgaattgttgaagttactaaaatttgcatttccgaaaaataataaaattccccCAACACACTACGAAGTGAAAAAGAAGCTGAGTAACTCTTTCGTGAATGACGATGCTCGCaaagattat gaaaaactaaaggctgattttgagttacaaacCCAGCAAACATCCATTTGTGCATCCAATAATGGTGATTCGACAACAGTTGATCAGGTGGAGGTACTACAAAAAGTATTGGGCCAAAGGCATGGACATGAGCGAGGAGTGGGCTGCAAATTGAAGGGGTCGGGGTCATCATCGACCCAGCACTCTCACTTTAGCGAGTCTCAAGCTCCTCCTCATCAttcaagagaatatatagaaaaattggaGAATAATCTACAAAAATTGACTGACCAAGTTAATTTCTTATCTCAATCTTTTCTACCTTCATTTCGTCCACCAAACGTTCAGATGCCGCCTATGCCTCATAGCGAAAATATTTTTGGAGCTtcgtcttctcaacctccagtTCCAACCCATCCTTCCACGTGCGGGGTATTGCCGTTTCAACATATGGTACCTCCATACATGTACGGAGCAACACCTTATCCGTGGCCAATTCCACCGTCATCGCAGCCGtcgtatccctacatgtatggagtTGGATCGTCCACATTACCTCTCCAATATCCTTGGCCGATGTCGCCACCGCAGCAACCACAACCGCAACAAGAAGACAATAGGGAGGACGAGGCAGTTGATTTAGGAGAttaa